A genomic region of Alistipes megaguti contains the following coding sequences:
- a CDS encoding UxaA family hydrolase, translating to MKRFLKINAADNVAVALADLAAGEHLQIDGREVTLREAVARGHKFALRDLAEGENVIKYGYPIGHVTRPVAAGEWIHSHNLKTNLCDDLSYTYTPRVYPLAIPKRDDLRVQGYLRRNGQMGIRNELWIVPSVGCVNGQAQAIAERVRRECDCSHLDDVRVYTHNYGCSQLGDDHANTRRALARLVKHPNAGAVLVLGLGCENNQVSALREEIGEWDDERVKFLIAQEVEDEVETGFEICRELVGKTREDRRQPLPLSYLKVGLKCGGSDGFSGITANPLVGLFSDWLVAQGGTTVLTEVPEMFGAETILMDRATDRTVFDETVHLINDFKDYFRRYDQPIYENPSPGNKKGGITTLEEKSLGCVQKGGAQPVVDVLGYAQPIVRQGLNLLQAPGNDLVAASALALSGCQMVLFTTGRGTPFGSFVPTMKIATNTPLAQFKSNWIDFNAGTLVEDEEPHAVLERLIDKVLATADGEHLKHERTGFKEIAIFKSGVTL from the coding sequence ATGAAACGTTTTCTGAAAATCAATGCCGCGGACAATGTGGCCGTGGCGCTGGCGGATCTCGCCGCGGGTGAGCATCTGCAGATCGACGGCCGCGAGGTGACACTCCGCGAGGCGGTGGCCCGGGGCCACAAGTTCGCCCTGCGGGATCTGGCCGAGGGGGAGAATGTCATCAAGTACGGCTATCCGATCGGTCACGTCACGCGGCCGGTGGCCGCCGGGGAGTGGATCCACTCGCACAACCTGAAGACCAACCTCTGCGACGACCTCTCGTACACCTATACGCCGCGGGTCTATCCGCTCGCGATCCCGAAACGCGACGACCTGCGCGTGCAGGGCTATCTGCGCCGCAACGGGCAGATGGGTATCCGCAACGAGTTGTGGATCGTGCCATCGGTGGGGTGTGTCAACGGGCAGGCGCAGGCCATTGCCGAGCGGGTGCGCCGCGAGTGCGACTGCTCGCATCTGGACGACGTGCGCGTCTATACGCACAATTACGGCTGTTCGCAACTGGGCGACGACCACGCCAATACGCGCCGGGCGCTGGCCCGCCTGGTGAAGCATCCGAATGCGGGTGCGGTGCTGGTGCTGGGTCTCGGGTGCGAGAACAACCAGGTCTCGGCCCTTCGGGAGGAGATCGGCGAGTGGGACGACGAGCGCGTGAAATTTCTCATTGCGCAGGAGGTCGAGGACGAAGTCGAGACGGGTTTCGAGATTTGCCGCGAGCTGGTCGGGAAAACCCGCGAAGACCGACGCCAGCCGTTGCCGCTGTCGTATCTGAAGGTGGGACTGAAGTGCGGCGGTTCGGACGGCTTTTCGGGTATCACGGCCAATCCGCTGGTGGGGCTGTTCTCCGACTGGCTGGTGGCGCAGGGCGGCACGACCGTGCTGACGGAGGTGCCCGAAATGTTCGGCGCCGAGACCATTCTGATGGACCGCGCCACGGACCGTACGGTCTTTGACGAGACGGTCCATCTGATCAACGACTTCAAAGACTACTTCCGCCGCTACGACCAGCCGATCTACGAAAATCCCTCGCCCGGAAACAAGAAGGGCGGCATCACGACCCTCGAGGAGAAGTCGTTGGGGTGTGTGCAGAAGGGGGGTGCACAACCGGTGGTCGACGTGCTGGGCTATGCGCAGCCGATCGTCCGTCAGGGGCTGAACCTGTTGCAGGCACCGGGCAACGACTTGGTGGCCGCCTCGGCACTGGCCCTTTCGGGGTGTCAGATGGTGCTGTTCACCACGGGGCGCGGCACGCCCTTCGGGTCGTTCGTCCCGACGATGAAGATTGCGACCAACACGCCGCTCGCGCAGTTCAAGTCGAACTGGATCGACTTCAACGCCGGCACGCTCGTCGAGGACGAGGAGCCCCACGCCGTGCTGGAACGGCTGATCGACAAGGTCCTCGCCACGGCCGACGGCGAACACCTCAAGCACGAGCGTACGGGCTTCAAGGAGATCGCCATCTTCAAGTCGGGCGTAACGTTGTAG
- a CDS encoding tagaturonate reductase: protein MIKELNRSTVEKVDRPVHILQFGEGNFLRAFVDWQIDIANEKGVMNSGVAICQPILDPEHKVLGMIDLLNKQDNLYHVYLEGIENRQPKKDIRLVKSVMDSFNPYVDYEKYERYFLSPDLKITISNTTEAGIRYEEGDDLEARPPKSYPAKMTALLYKRFKHFNGDPTKGLCIICCELIENNGSTLHEYVIRHAMYNGLGADFIDWVERNCHFCDTLVDRIVPGFPRDTINEIKEEIGYNDNLVVKAELYHLWAIGGEGYKEVQKVLPLDKAGLHVIFMPSIKQFRDKKVRILNGSHTGMVPIALQMGCETVMDAFNTPSIERFINEMVAQEVIPMIDEDQEELKKFAAGILERFYNPFIKHMLRSISLNSLSKWEARNYPTVKDNWFKAGKLAQRECFTFAALMALYGPKSGFEPDDTKEFVDYIRTNWNSEDLVGTIRKIVHESGIFTVDFSEVPGFVEAVAGYVADIESLGMKGALEKFLNK, encoded by the coding sequence ATGATTAAGGAATTGAATAGGTCGACCGTCGAAAAGGTCGACCGCCCCGTTCACATCCTTCAGTTTGGTGAAGGAAACTTCCTGCGCGCCTTCGTGGACTGGCAGATCGACATTGCCAACGAGAAGGGCGTCATGAATTCCGGTGTGGCCATCTGCCAGCCGATCCTCGATCCCGAGCACAAGGTACTGGGGATGATCGACCTGCTCAACAAGCAGGACAACCTCTACCACGTCTATCTGGAGGGTATCGAGAACCGCCAGCCCAAGAAGGACATCCGTCTGGTGAAGAGCGTCATGGATTCGTTCAATCCGTATGTCGACTACGAGAAGTACGAGCGCTACTTCCTCTCGCCCGACCTGAAGATCACCATCTCGAACACCACCGAGGCGGGTATCCGCTACGAGGAGGGTGACGATCTGGAGGCTCGTCCGCCGAAGTCCTATCCGGCGAAGATGACCGCACTGCTGTACAAGCGCTTCAAGCACTTCAACGGCGATCCGACGAAGGGGCTGTGCATCATCTGCTGCGAGCTGATCGAGAACAACGGCTCGACGCTGCACGAGTATGTGATCCGCCATGCGATGTACAACGGCCTGGGGGCCGACTTCATCGACTGGGTGGAGCGCAACTGTCACTTCTGCGACACGCTGGTCGACCGCATCGTGCCTGGCTTCCCGCGCGACACGATCAACGAAATCAAGGAGGAGATCGGCTACAACGACAACCTTGTGGTCAAGGCCGAGCTGTACCACCTGTGGGCTATCGGCGGCGAGGGTTACAAGGAGGTGCAGAAGGTGCTGCCGCTGGACAAGGCCGGCCTGCACGTCATCTTCATGCCCTCGATCAAGCAGTTCCGCGACAAGAAGGTCCGCATTCTGAACGGTTCGCACACGGGCATGGTGCCCATCGCCCTGCAGATGGGCTGCGAGACGGTGATGGATGCCTTCAACACGCCGTCGATCGAGCGCTTCATCAACGAGATGGTCGCCCAGGAGGTGATCCCGATGATCGACGAGGATCAGGAGGAGCTGAAGAAGTTCGCCGCCGGGATTCTCGAGCGTTTCTACAACCCCTTCATCAAGCACATGCTGCGGTCGATCTCGCTCAACTCGTTGTCGAAGTGGGAGGCGCGCAACTATCCGACCGTCAAGGACAACTGGTTCAAGGCCGGGAAGCTGGCTCAGCGCGAGTGCTTCACCTTTGCGGCGCTGATGGCGCTGTACGGCCCGAAGAGCGGTTTCGAACCCGACGACACGAAGGAGTTTGTCGACTACATCCGTACGAACTGGAATTCGGAGGACCTCGTGGGGACGATCCGCAAGATCGTGCACGAGAGCGGCATCTTCACGGTCGATTTCTCGGAGGTGCCGGGATTTGTCGAGGCCGTGGCCGGGTATGTGGCCGACATCGAGTCGCTGGGCATGAAGGGGGCCCTTGAGAAGTTCCTGAACAAGTAA
- a CDS encoding MFS transporter: MTQYRWVICAMLFFATTVNYLDRQVLSLTWDEFIKPEFHWNEYHYGLITSIFSIVYAICMLFAGRFIDWMGTKKGYLWAIGVWSAGACAHALCGVATEAWVGLPNRAALVAVETGSAVAATIAMVSMYFFIAARCILALGEAGNFPAAIKVTAEYFPKKDRAYATSIFNAGASIGALFAPLTIPLLAKAWGWELAFIVIGALGFIWMGFWVFLYKKPSEQPRVNAAELEYIEQDKHEVVDGEKIDQEQETEKISFWKTLSFKQTWAFAFGKFMTDGVWWFFLFWTPSYLNSQFGIKMSEGLGVALIFTLYAITMLSIYGGKLPTIIINKTGLNPYAARMRAMLIFAFFPLLVLLAQPLGTISPWFPIILIGIGGAAHQSWSANIFSTVGDMFPKSAIATVTGIGGMAGGVGSMILQWFAGWLFVHADETGMQFMGFEGKPAGYFVVFCICAVAYLVGWIVMKTLVPKYKPIVVE; encoded by the coding sequence ATGACGCAGTATCGCTGGGTGATCTGTGCGATGCTCTTCTTCGCGACGACCGTCAACTACCTCGACCGTCAGGTGCTTTCGTTGACGTGGGACGAGTTCATCAAACCCGAATTCCACTGGAACGAGTACCACTATGGTCTGATTACCTCCATCTTCTCGATCGTTTACGCCATCTGCATGCTCTTCGCCGGCCGCTTCATCGACTGGATGGGCACCAAGAAGGGCTACCTGTGGGCCATTGGCGTATGGTCGGCCGGAGCCTGTGCCCACGCTCTGTGCGGAGTGGCTACCGAGGCGTGGGTCGGACTGCCCAACCGTGCGGCGCTGGTTGCCGTGGAGACCGGATCGGCCGTAGCCGCCACGATCGCCATGGTGAGCATGTACTTCTTCATCGCCGCACGCTGCATCCTGGCTCTGGGTGAGGCCGGCAACTTCCCCGCCGCCATCAAGGTGACGGCCGAGTACTTCCCGAAGAAGGACCGTGCCTACGCCACCTCGATCTTCAATGCCGGCGCCTCGATCGGTGCGCTGTTCGCCCCGCTGACCATTCCGCTGCTGGCCAAGGCCTGGGGCTGGGAGCTGGCCTTCATCGTCATCGGTGCGCTGGGCTTCATCTGGATGGGCTTCTGGGTTTTCCTCTACAAGAAGCCCTCGGAGCAGCCCCGCGTCAATGCCGCCGAACTGGAGTACATCGAGCAGGACAAGCACGAAGTGGTCGACGGTGAAAAGATTGACCAGGAGCAGGAGACCGAGAAGATCTCGTTCTGGAAGACGCTGAGCTTCAAGCAGACCTGGGCTTTCGCCTTCGGCAAGTTCATGACCGACGGCGTGTGGTGGTTCTTCCTCTTCTGGACCCCGTCGTATCTGAATTCGCAGTTCGGCATCAAGATGTCCGAGGGGCTGGGTGTGGCGCTGATCTTCACGCTCTACGCCATCACGATGCTGTCGATCTACGGCGGCAAACTCCCGACGATCATCATCAACAAGACGGGTCTGAACCCCTATGCGGCGCGTATGCGTGCGATGCTGATCTTCGCCTTCTTCCCGCTGCTGGTACTGCTGGCCCAGCCGCTGGGCACCATCTCGCCCTGGTTCCCGATCATTCTGATCGGTATCGGCGGAGCGGCTCACCAGTCGTGGTCGGCCAACATCTTCTCCACGGTGGGCGACATGTTCCCCAAATCGGCCATCGCAACGGTAACGGGTATCGGCGGCATGGCCGGCGGTGTGGGGTCGATGATCCTGCAGTGGTTTGCCGGATGGCTCTTCGTGCACGCCGATGAGACCGGCATGCAGTTCATGGGCTTCGAGGGCAAGCCGGCCGGTTATTTCGTGGTCTTCTGCATCTGCGCCGTGGCCTATCTTGTCGGCTGGATCGTCATGAAGACGCTCGTTCCGAAATACAAACCCATCGTAGTCGAATAA
- a CDS encoding bifunctional 4-hydroxy-2-oxoglutarate aldolase/2-dehydro-3-deoxy-phosphogluconate aldolase codes for MARFSKMQVMEAIAKTGMVPVFYHADAEIAKQVVKACYEGGVRAFEFTNRGDFASEVFIEVIKFAARECPEMVMGVGTIVDAPTAAMYIQYGANFVVGPYLNPEVAKVCNRHLVPYTPGCGSVTEIGIAQELGCDLTKVFPAGNVGGPSFVKNVKAPLPWSNIMATGAVEPTEENLTAWFKAGVFCVGMGSQLFPKDVIAAKDWKAITEKCRFALGVIASTRG; via the coding sequence ATGGCACGTTTTTCTAAAATGCAAGTCATGGAGGCCATCGCCAAGACCGGCATGGTCCCCGTCTTCTACCACGCGGACGCCGAAATCGCCAAACAGGTCGTCAAGGCCTGCTATGAGGGTGGTGTGCGCGCCTTCGAGTTCACGAACCGCGGCGACTTCGCCTCGGAGGTCTTCATCGAGGTGATCAAGTTCGCCGCCAGGGAGTGCCCCGAAATGGTGATGGGTGTCGGCACGATCGTCGATGCTCCGACGGCTGCCATGTACATCCAGTACGGCGCCAACTTCGTCGTGGGTCCCTACCTGAACCCCGAGGTGGCCAAGGTCTGCAACCGTCACCTGGTGCCCTATACGCCGGGCTGCGGTTCGGTAACGGAGATCGGCATCGCCCAGGAGCTGGGTTGCGATCTGACGAAGGTCTTCCCGGCAGGCAACGTCGGCGGCCCGTCGTTCGTCAAGAACGTCAAGGCTCCGCTGCCGTGGTCGAACATCATGGCTACGGGTGCCGTCGAGCCGACGGAGGAGAACCTTACGGCCTGGTTCAAGGCCGGAGTCTTCTGCGTGGGCATGGGCTCGCAGCTCTTCCCCAAGGATGTGATCGCCGCGAAGGACTGGAAGGCCATCACCGAGAAGTGCCGCTTCGCCCTGGGTGTCATCGCCTCCACGCGCGGTTGA
- a CDS encoding sugar kinase gives MKIVTLGEIMLRLSTPGNTRFVQSDSFDVVYGGGEANVAVSCANYGHDAYFVTKLPKHEIGQSAVNALRKYGVKTDYIARGGDRVGIYYLETGASMRPSKVIYDRAHSAIAEADPQDFDFDAIMEGADWFHWSGITPAISDKAAELTRLACEAAKRHGVTVSVDLNFRKKLWTKEKAQSIMKPLMQYVDVCIGNEEDAELCLGFKPDADVEGGETNAEGYKGIFRQMAETFGFKYVVSTLRESYSATHNGWKAMIYNGKEFYESKHYDINPIIDRVGGGDSFSGGIIHGLLTKPTQGEALEFAVAASALKHTINGDFNLVSVEEVESLAGGNANGRVQR, from the coding sequence ATGAAAATCGTAACTTTAGGTGAAATCATGCTGCGTCTCTCGACGCCCGGGAACACCCGTTTCGTACAATCCGATTCGTTCGACGTCGTCTATGGCGGCGGCGAGGCCAACGTGGCCGTATCGTGCGCCAACTACGGCCACGATGCCTACTTCGTGACGAAACTCCCGAAGCATGAAATCGGTCAGTCGGCCGTCAACGCCCTGCGCAAGTATGGCGTCAAGACCGACTATATTGCCCGCGGCGGCGATCGCGTGGGTATCTACTACCTCGAAACCGGAGCTTCGATGCGCCCCTCGAAGGTGATCTACGACCGCGCCCACTCGGCCATTGCCGAGGCCGATCCTCAGGATTTCGACTTCGATGCAATTATGGAGGGTGCCGACTGGTTCCATTGGTCGGGCATCACGCCGGCCATCTCGGACAAGGCTGCCGAGCTGACGCGCCTGGCCTGCGAGGCCGCCAAGCGTCACGGTGTCACGGTATCGGTTGACCTGAACTTCCGCAAGAAGCTCTGGACCAAGGAGAAGGCCCAGTCGATCATGAAGCCGCTGATGCAGTACGTCGACGTTTGCATCGGCAACGAGGAGGACGCCGAGCTGTGCCTGGGCTTCAAACCCGACGCCGATGTCGAGGGCGGTGAGACCAACGCCGAGGGCTACAAGGGCATCTTCCGCCAGATGGCCGAGACGTTCGGTTTCAAGTATGTCGTTTCGACGCTGCGCGAGTCCTACTCGGCCACGCACAACGGCTGGAAGGCCATGATCTACAACGGCAAGGAGTTCTACGAGTCGAAGCACTACGATATCAACCCGATCATCGACCGCGTGGGTGGCGGCGACTCGTTCTCGGGCGGCATCATCCACGGCCTGCTGACCAAGCCGACGCAGGGCGAGGCGCTGGAGTTCGCCGTAGCCGCTTCGGCTCTCAAGCACACGATCAACGGCGACTTCAACCTCGTCTCGGTTGAGGAGGTCGAGTCGCTGGCCGGCGGCAACGCAAACGGTCGCGTACAGCGTTAA
- the uxaC gene encoding glucuronate isomerase, whose amino-acid sequence MKQFNDENFLLQTETAQRLYHEHAAKQPIIDYHCHLSPEYVASNHRFENLSKIWLEGDHYKWRAMRTNGVEERYCTGKDTTDWEKFEKWAETVPYTMRNPLYHWTHLELKTAFGVTKLLNPSTAREIYDHCTALLQQPEYYARGLMQRYNVEVVCTTDDPVDSLENHIKVRDEGFAVRMLPTWRPDKAMAVESPAGFRAYIEKLSDVSGVSISKFADVIDALRVRHKFFESVGCRLSDHGIEEFYAEDYTQPEIDAIFNKVYGGQELTPAEIRKYKTAMLVEFAVMDHETGWTQQFHYGAIRNNNSRMFARLGPDTGFDSIGDFTVAKSMSKFFDMLDSRDKLTRTIIYNLNPRDNELVATMLGNFQDGRYGAGKIQFGSGWWFLDQKDGMEKQMNALSTLGLLSRFVGMLTDSRSFLSYPRHEYFRRTLCNLLGNDIEQGLLPASEIDFIGREIVEDICYRNAKNFFKF is encoded by the coding sequence ATGAAACAGTTCAACGACGAGAATTTCCTGTTGCAGACCGAGACGGCGCAGCGGCTTTATCACGAACACGCAGCCAAGCAGCCCATCATCGACTACCACTGCCATCTGAGCCCCGAATACGTGGCTTCGAACCACCGCTTCGAGAACCTTTCGAAGATCTGGCTCGAGGGCGACCACTACAAGTGGCGCGCCATGCGTACGAACGGTGTCGAGGAGCGCTACTGCACGGGCAAGGACACTACGGACTGGGAGAAGTTCGAAAAGTGGGCCGAAACGGTCCCCTACACGATGCGCAACCCGCTCTACCACTGGACGCATCTCGAGCTGAAGACCGCCTTCGGGGTCACGAAGCTGCTCAACCCCTCGACCGCCCGCGAGATCTACGACCACTGTACGGCCCTCCTGCAGCAGCCCGAGTACTATGCCCGCGGCCTGATGCAGCGCTACAACGTCGAGGTGGTCTGCACGACGGACGATCCGGTCGACTCGCTCGAAAACCATATCAAGGTGCGCGACGAGGGCTTCGCCGTGCGGATGCTCCCGACGTGGCGCCCCGACAAGGCGATGGCCGTCGAGTCGCCGGCCGGTTTCCGGGCCTACATCGAGAAGCTCTCCGACGTCTCGGGGGTCTCGATCTCGAAGTTCGCCGATGTGATCGACGCCCTGCGCGTGCGGCACAAGTTCTTCGAGTCGGTGGGCTGCCGTCTGTCGGATCACGGCATCGAGGAGTTCTACGCCGAGGATTATACCCAGCCGGAGATCGATGCCATCTTTAATAAGGTGTACGGCGGTCAGGAGCTGACGCCCGCGGAGATCCGCAAGTACAAGACCGCCATGCTGGTCGAGTTCGCCGTCATGGACCACGAGACGGGCTGGACACAGCAGTTCCACTACGGCGCCATCCGTAACAACAACTCGCGCATGTTCGCCCGGCTGGGCCCCGATACGGGCTTCGACTCGATCGGCGACTTCACGGTGGCCAAGTCCATGTCGAAGTTCTTCGACATGCTCGACAGCCGCGACAAGCTGACCCGCACGATCATCTACAACCTCAATCCGCGCGACAACGAATTGGTCGCCACGATGCTCGGCAACTTCCAGGACGGCCGCTACGGCGCCGGGAAGATCCAGTTCGGATCGGGGTGGTGGTTCCTCGACCAGAAGGACGGCATGGAGAAGCAGATGAACGCCCTCTCGACGCTGGGACTGCTGAGCCGCTTCGTCGGCATGCTGACTGACTCGCGTTCGTTCCTCTCCTATCCGCGCCACGAGTATTTCCGCCGCACGCTGTGCAACCTGCTGGGCAACGATATCGAGCAGGGTCTGCTCCCCGCCTCGGAGATCGACTTCATCGGTCGCGAGATCGTCGAGGACATCTGCTACCGCAATGCGAAAAACTTCTTCAAATTCTAA
- a CDS encoding DUF4861 family protein: MMRNSIFGAAALLAASCTPALNVEVTNNTQLERDDETVEIAWSEVAVLKGVTPENVVVLDDEREQIPSQVLYRGEAEPQALIFQTDADAMQTKRFRITTGTREAYPTEAYGRQVPERYDDYAWENNKVAYRLYGPALETSPEKLVTPGIDVWVKCTDKLVIDEWYAKGDYHHNYGDGMDCYKVGVTLGSGASVPFVDGKFWFMDHNYATARTLDNGPIRTTVELTYAPFDVNGTQVSLVKTISLDANQRFNRMDNLYEGEFTEMPVAAGFVRHDVKQLTNGDDWMGMCEAASDSKDPVRDGDIYLGVILPGGEMMPDTLGHAVAVKNVKSGQTLTYYAGSGWSQGGVDDMNEWIEEITAANAAATQPLQVTIVKK; this comes from the coding sequence ATGATGAGAAACTCGATCTTCGGAGCGGCTGCCCTGCTGGCCGCCTCCTGTACTCCGGCACTGAACGTCGAAGTGACGAACAACACCCAACTCGAACGCGATGACGAGACCGTCGAAATCGCCTGGTCGGAGGTCGCCGTCCTCAAGGGCGTGACGCCCGAAAACGTCGTCGTGCTGGACGACGAACGGGAGCAGATCCCCTCGCAGGTACTCTACCGCGGTGAGGCCGAACCGCAGGCGCTGATCTTCCAGACCGACGCCGACGCCATGCAGACCAAACGCTTCCGCATCACTACCGGAACGCGTGAGGCCTATCCGACCGAAGCCTACGGCCGTCAGGTTCCCGAGCGCTACGACGACTACGCCTGGGAGAACAACAAGGTGGCCTACCGCCTCTACGGCCCGGCCCTGGAGACCTCGCCCGAAAAGCTCGTCACGCCGGGTATCGACGTCTGGGTGAAGTGCACCGACAAACTGGTCATCGACGAGTGGTATGCCAAGGGTGACTACCACCACAACTACGGCGACGGCATGGACTGCTACAAGGTGGGCGTGACGCTCGGCTCGGGGGCTTCGGTACCCTTCGTCGACGGCAAGTTCTGGTTCATGGACCACAACTACGCCACGGCCCGTACGCTGGACAACGGTCCGATCCGCACGACCGTCGAGCTGACCTATGCCCCGTTCGACGTCAACGGCACGCAGGTATCGCTCGTGAAGACCATCTCGCTCGACGCCAACCAGCGCTTCAACCGCATGGACAACCTCTACGAGGGTGAGTTCACTGAGATGCCCGTCGCCGCCGGATTCGTGCGCCACGACGTGAAGCAGCTGACCAACGGCGACGACTGGATGGGCATGTGCGAAGCGGCTTCGGATTCGAAGGATCCCGTGCGCGACGGCGACATCTACCTGGGAGTGATCCTGCCGGGCGGCGAGATGATGCCCGACACGCTGGGTCATGCCGTAGCGGTCAAGAATGTGAAATCGGGCCAGACGCTGACCTACTATGCCGGTTCGGGCTGGAGCCAGGGCGGTGTCGACGACATGAACGAGTGGATCGAGGAGATCACCGCAGCCAACGCTGCCGCCACGCAGCCCCTGCAGGTAACCATCGTCAAGAAATAG
- a CDS encoding sugar kinase, which produces MDNKKIVTFGEIMLRLTPPDNLRFNQTKLFRASYGGSEANVAVSLANYGLRSEFVTCVPANRIADACLDDLRSYGVETTHVLRRGQRLGLYYMEEAAAMRSSQVVYDRAGSSFDALQPGQIDWASLFADAAWFHWSGISAAVSASTAEICAEAIAAARRAGLVVSCDLNYRKNLWQYGKTVQEVLPPLMAQCDFFFGTDDEYEKILGIRLPKFEARDSAYQPDTKGYEAASQQVAERFPLCRGIVFGLRNVLSANHHLISGTLYTGGRLFTSRVYDIDCVVDCVGVGDAFVGGLIYGLAEHAGDMQFALDFGTAACAIKNTVPGDYSQFTVEETAQLARGPVNGRIAR; this is translated from the coding sequence ATGGATAACAAGAAAATCGTCACTTTCGGAGAGATCATGCTGCGGCTCACGCCGCCCGACAACCTGCGCTTCAACCAGACGAAGCTCTTCCGCGCCAGCTACGGCGGCAGCGAAGCCAACGTGGCCGTCTCGCTGGCCAACTACGGTCTGCGGAGCGAATTCGTCACCTGCGTGCCGGCCAACCGCATTGCCGACGCCTGTCTGGACGATCTGCGCAGTTACGGGGTGGAGACCACCCACGTACTGCGCCGCGGACAGCGGCTGGGCCTCTACTACATGGAGGAGGCTGCGGCGATGCGCTCGTCGCAGGTGGTCTACGACCGGGCCGGCTCGTCGTTCGACGCGCTGCAGCCGGGGCAGATCGACTGGGCGTCGCTCTTTGCCGATGCCGCCTGGTTCCACTGGTCGGGGATCTCGGCCGCCGTGAGTGCTTCGACGGCCGAGATATGCGCCGAGGCCATTGCCGCAGCCCGTCGGGCGGGGCTCGTCGTCTCGTGCGACCTGAACTACCGCAAGAACCTCTGGCAGTACGGCAAGACGGTACAGGAGGTGCTGCCGCCGCTGATGGCGCAGTGCGACTTCTTCTTCGGCACGGACGACGAATACGAAAAGATCCTCGGCATCCGGCTTCCGAAATTCGAGGCCCGCGACTCGGCCTACCAACCCGATACCAAGGGTTACGAAGCGGCTTCGCAGCAGGTGGCCGAACGTTTCCCGCTGTGCCGGGGCATTGTCTTCGGACTGCGCAACGTCCTGAGTGCCAACCACCATCTGATCTCCGGAACGCTCTACACCGGAGGCCGGCTCTTCACGTCGCGCGTCTATGACATCGACTGCGTGGTGGACTGCGTTGGCGTGGGCGACGCCTTTGTCGGCGGGCTGATCTACGGACTGGCCGAACACGCCGGGGACATGCAGTTTGCGCTGGACTTCGGTACGGCGGCCTGCGCCATCAAGAATACGGTTCCGGGCGACTACAGCCAGTTCACGGTCGAGGAGACGGCCCAACTGGCCCGCGGTCCGGTCAACGGCCGCATCGCCCGATAG